One bacterium genomic region harbors:
- a CDS encoding FxsA family protein, with amino-acid sequence MGRLLLLFILVPIAELALLIEIGKRVGLPAMLALIVLTGALGAYLARHQGLGVLAKIRSEMNQGRLPAGQLVDGALILVAGAVLMTPGVLTDALGFFCLIPPGRRVIKKYLSRRFEHAVKSGSVKMSVDLGGGFGAPYPRETRDVTPRSEKLESPPNRDDSASEP; translated from the coding sequence TTGGGCCGACTACTTCTTCTCTTCATTCTCGTACCGATCGCCGAGCTGGCGCTCTTGATCGAGATTGGCAAGCGCGTCGGCCTGCCGGCCATGCTGGCGCTGATCGTCTTGACCGGCGCTCTCGGCGCCTACCTGGCCCGCCACCAGGGCCTCGGGGTCCTCGCCAAGATCCGGTCGGAGATGAACCAGGGCCGGCTGCCCGCAGGTCAACTGGTCGACGGCGCTCTCATCCTGGTGGCGGGAGCGGTGCTCATGACGCCCGGCGTTCTGACCGATGCGCTCGGGTTCTTTTGCCTGATTCCGCCCGGGCGCAGGGTCATCAAGAAGTACCTGAGCCGGCGCTTCGAGCACGCGGTCAAGAGCGGCTCGGTCAAGATGTCGGTCGATCTTGGCGGCGGTTTCGGAGCGCCATATCCGAGGGAAACGCGTGACGTTACGCCGCGGTCGG